The proteins below come from a single Magallana gigas chromosome 10, xbMagGiga1.1, whole genome shotgun sequence genomic window:
- the LOC105322349 gene encoding 26S proteasome non-ATPase regulatory subunit 3: MVKNMDVEMKDTSSPKKNAEKTENSNGVSEEEPKKDPDLLTLEDIREHVRHIEKAVATKEPRYVSRVIRGLVSIRRRLNPVVLRKLLQGYLNSNVALKEELLEFVVDSGPEPNGVTPFRPKSGKAIVLLPEVETYLHLLVVIYLIDLKKYAEAVKCAESLVQKVSVQNRRTLDMLAAKCYFYYSRAYELTQQLDKIRTFLHARLRTSTLRSDFEGQAMLLNLLLRNYLNFNLFEQADKLVSKSTFPESASNNEWARFLYYMGRIKAAQLEYSEAQKYLQQALRKAPQHSAVGFKQIVQKLCITVELLMGDIPDRHLFRQPSMRKTLAPYFQLTQAVRTGNLAKFNEVLAKFGAKFQGEDTYTLIIRLRHNVIKTGIRMINLSYSRISLTDIAQKLMLDSPEDAEYIVAKAIRDGVIEANIDHEKGFVQSRETSDVYTTREPMAAFHSRITFCLDIHNHSIKAMRFPPKSYNKDLESAEERREREQQELESAKEIADEDFDGFP; the protein is encoded by the coding sequence ATGGTTAAGAATATGGATGTCGAGATGAAGGACACTTCTAGTCCCAAAAAGAATGCAGAGAAAACAGAAAACTCTAATGGAGTCAGCGAAGAGGAGCCCAAAAAGGATCCTGACCTTTTGACCCTGGAGGACATCAGAGAGCATGTCCGTCACATTGAGAAAGCGGTTGCCACCAAAGAACCACGATATGTTTCTCGTGTCATTCGCGGTTTGGTCTCAATCAGGCGGCGGTTAAATCCAGTGGTTTTGCGGAAACTTCTACAAGGATACTTGAATTCTAATGTGGCTCTGAAAGAGGAATTATTAGAATTTGTGGTAGATTCGGGGCCAGAACCAAACGGAGTTACTCCGTTTAGACCCAAGTCAGGGAAGGCTATTGTTCTACTCCCAGAGGTAGAAACCTATCTTCACTTGCTTGTTGTGATTTACCTCATTGATCTGAAGAAATATGCAGAAGCTGTCAAGTGTGCAGAGTCTTTAGTTCAGAAAGTGTCAGTTCAAAATCGACGGACGCTAGACATGCTTGCTGCCAAGTGTTACTTCTACTACTCAAGAGCTTATGAGCTGACCCAGCAACTTGATAAGATACGAACATTTTTACATGCAAGGCTGAGGACCTCTACTCTAAGGTCAGATTTTGAGGGCCAAGCTATGCTCCTAAACTTGCTTCTTAGAAACTACCTAAACTTCAACTTATTTGAACAGGCTGATAAGCTTGTGTCTAAGTCCACGTTTCCTGAGAGTGCCTCCAATAACGAGTGGGCACGTTTCCTGTACTACATGGGCCGAATCAAGGCTGCCCAGCTAGAGTACTCAGAGGCACAGAAGTATCTGCAACAGGCACTCAGAAAAGCACCACAGCACAGTGCTGTAGGATTCAAGCAAATTGTTCAGAAGCTCTGCATCACGGTAGAGCTATTGATGGGGGACATCCCTGACCGACACCTGTTCAGACAACCTTCAATGAGGAAAACCCTGGCACCCTATTTTCAGCTGACCCAGGCTGTGCGAACAGGAAATTTAGCCAAGTTCAATGAAGTCCTGGCCAAGTTTGGTGCCAAGTTCCAGGGTGAGGATACCTACACCCTGATCATTAGACTGAGACATAATGTGATCAAAACAGGAATCCGAATGATTAATCTGTCTTACTCGCGGATATCCCTCACTGATATTGCACAGAAACTGATGCTGGATAGCCCGGAGGATGCGGAATACATCGTTGCTAAAGCTATCCGGGATGGGGTGATCGAAGCCAACATTGACCACGAGAAAGGTTTCGTGCAGTCACGAGAAACCAGCGATGTTTACACGACCCGCGAACCAATGGCCGCCTTCCACAGTCGCATCACATTTTGCCTCGACATTCATAATCACTCGATCAAGGCCATGAGGTTTCCTCCGAAATCGTACAACAAGGATTTAGAATCGGCAGAAGAAAGGCGGGAGAGAGAACAACAAGAGCTAGAGAGTGCTAAAGAAATCGCAGACGAAGACTTTGATGGCTTCCCGTGA
- the LOC105326932 gene encoding pituitary tumor-transforming gene 1 protein-interacting protein isoform X1, translated as MFFKMNIALVFIFMIFGSVSAAGNGTADTPTTFKPTTPKAVPTSQPTPVSTPSLQEVCMSRNSSCETCLKDAKCLWCKTNSKCVPYPTGDVLPKSSLCSLSEARWGVCWVNFEALIIAMGVIGGIILLAVLVCICCCCCCKKDNKNKYAKEDEKWDRKKKDRQEKSAEKRAERKAKTDEIRRKYGISFKGLMKDDNYQRFDNEEA; from the exons atgtttttcaAGATGAATATAGCGCTAGTGttcattttcatgatttttggcAGCGTTTCAGCGGCTGGAAACGGTACGGCAGATACTCCAACCACCTTTAAACCAACCACCCCCAAGGCAGTACCAACCAGCCAGCCTACCCCAGTGTCAACCCCTTCACTCCAAGAAg TGTGTATGAGCAGAAATTCCAGTTGTGAAACTTGTTTAAAGGATGCTAAG TGTCTTTGGTGCAAAACCAACAGTAAATGTGTTCCTTATCCAACGGGAGATGTCCTGCCTAAATCATCCTTATGTTCTCTCTCTGAGGCTCGCTGGGGAGTATGTTGGG TGAACTTTGAGGCGCTGATCATTGCTATGGGGGTGATTGGAGGAATCATCCTGCTGGCTGTGCTTGTGTGTATCTGTTGTTGCTGCTGCTGCAAGAAAGACAACAAAAACAA GTATGCCAAAGAAGATGAAAAGTGGGATAGAAAGAAGAAAGACAGACAAGAAAAATCAGCAGAAAA gCGAGCAGAGCGGAAAGCTAAAACTGATGAGATTCGCCGTAAATATG GAATTTCATTCAAAG GGCTGATGAAAGATGACAATTATCAGAGATTTGATAATGAGGAAGCCTAA
- the LOC105326932 gene encoding pituitary tumor-transforming gene 1 protein-interacting protein isoform X2, producing MFFKMNIALVFIFMIFGSVSAAGNGTADTPTTFKPTTPKAVPTSQPTPVSTPSLQEVCMSRNSSCETCLKDAKCLWCKTNSKCVPYPTGDVLPKSSLCSLSEARWGVCWVNFEALIIAMGVIGGIILLAVLVCICCCCCCKKDNKNKYAKEDEKWDRKKKDRQEKSAEKRAERKAKTDEIRRKYGLMKDDNYQRFDNEEA from the exons atgtttttcaAGATGAATATAGCGCTAGTGttcattttcatgatttttggcAGCGTTTCAGCGGCTGGAAACGGTACGGCAGATACTCCAACCACCTTTAAACCAACCACCCCCAAGGCAGTACCAACCAGCCAGCCTACCCCAGTGTCAACCCCTTCACTCCAAGAAg TGTGTATGAGCAGAAATTCCAGTTGTGAAACTTGTTTAAAGGATGCTAAG TGTCTTTGGTGCAAAACCAACAGTAAATGTGTTCCTTATCCAACGGGAGATGTCCTGCCTAAATCATCCTTATGTTCTCTCTCTGAGGCTCGCTGGGGAGTATGTTGGG TGAACTTTGAGGCGCTGATCATTGCTATGGGGGTGATTGGAGGAATCATCCTGCTGGCTGTGCTTGTGTGTATCTGTTGTTGCTGCTGCTGCAAGAAAGACAACAAAAACAA GTATGCCAAAGAAGATGAAAAGTGGGATAGAAAGAAGAAAGACAGACAAGAAAAATCAGCAGAAAA gCGAGCAGAGCGGAAAGCTAAAACTGATGAGATTCGCCGTAAATATG GGCTGATGAAAGATGACAATTATCAGAGATTTGATAATGAGGAAGCCTAA